The Hypomesus transpacificus isolate Combined female chromosome 2, fHypTra1, whole genome shotgun sequence genome window below encodes:
- the im:7147486 gene encoding zinc finger protein Xfin translates to MLGLQGSTTTSKVYSCMACSATFTGLRSLLVHQASHVNDFHQDKLLGSSKPSSSAQICSMDESNQKHCTTPTPESPASTHFICDCGCEFKDFNLMMEHKKTHVSKTGMQPGEATAAVCADGDCCEPPLLQPTLNQSAFHSPTIPPSSVMCSSNFPTIVSGFPSTEVDSDRLILLTIPPEDTSPPNPTEHGQSLSFVEPSSQAIQSPVEINHSVTRKNDCIPKNKSIMKMLATAYMKRFQTPQPSSKHCKRHVIPKTETIPVEITSTSKSKLSATPGSSIDQLRQLLLKSSTKTKASVFRNSSSENIVVPTKSYCPVVVLETRQKLIDFSDMSAQGSYQCGRCRRVFKDCDSLTLHHATHRKEKVKCCRLCKQLIIGKSSLPVNHTCPMLSDKALFHSAKSKLPFIKRTSSFHHQKTYHFKHQRAFLHSNTRKPFYCQLCKHSYTRRYSLKTHKCLGPQLSHRASVPPLAKDTALGTNSETRHIKERSQSPNSVGVGTDTFQHIKGEVLTMDVESGAQLPSLAWTGCPRSFSPFSPKHPTKNVASVVMGASVDDWIADQFKTDQKEGSDDAEKAGCSRQEDDGQWTIPLDDETEVLIDAEDAAISDVEQQESMSVSPKNQMPFFIKDGVKRYPCNNCLKTYSRGTTLRKHQKICGSLRSYVLQGAFGSVHQNVKGKPMHDCFVCGKSFNRRDNMMAHRRKCQLRRTVGGMDNRQHNFSASKSLLLLGAKSEASDPNQGDNGSNWGIMSLPSVLPRRVTCECGASFTSPQLLLEHLQKHAQESYTCPTCGETLGSWADYEVHLQVHMQPHNQLYHGVQMQRSQPLLLRFQQHPHQLPAKQPALKKQPFSEQCQSMQLPGNQPSLSNSKQRCVCIRCNNTFSTRSSLIKHLSLNRCKGIQGSVAVKTNHCSRCNVDFPNVLSLKFHQRSGGCKTAFKPMRCPVCVRWFGTVEGLQKHLLTHNQSDSFSCLVCQRVYSSLKSLKDHSRKVHQIRAGDIVPVTQVTI, encoded by the coding sequence ATGCTTGGGCTTCAGGGAAGCACCACCACTTCGAAAGTGTACAGCTGTATGGCATGTTCTGCTACTTTTACCGGACTGAGATCACTGCTTGTCCATCAGGCTTCCCATGTAAATGACTTTCATCAAGACAAGCTTTTGGGTTCTTCAAAGCCATCTTCTAGTGCTCAGATTTGTTCCATGGACGAATCGAACCAGAAGCACTGCACAACTCCCACACCGGAGTCTCCTGCTTCCACTCATTTTATCTGTGACTGCGGATGTGAGTTTAAAGACTTCAATCTTATGATGGAACATAAAAAGACTCatgtgtcaaaaactggaatGCAACCTGGCGAAGCCACTGCTGCTGTCTGTGCAGACGGAGACTGCTGTGAGCCTCCTTTGCTCCAGCCGACCCTGAACCAATCAGCTTTCCACAGtcccaccatccctccttcaTCCGTAATGTGTAGTTCCAATTTCCCAACGATTGTCAGTGGATTTCCTTCCACAGAAGTTGACTCTGATCGGCTTATCCTCCTAACTATACCTCCAGAAGACACATCCCCACCAAATCCAACGGAGCATGGCCAGAGTTTGTCATTTGTGGAGCCCTCTTCACAAGCCATCCAGTCTCCAGTGGAAATCAATCATTCTGTTACCAGAAAAAATGACTGCATACCTAAAAATAAGTCCATAATGAAGATGCTGGCAACAGCTTACATGAAACGTTTCCAAACTCCTCAACCTTCTTCCAAACATTGCAAAAGACATGTGATCCCTAAAACGGAGACAATACCAGTAGAGATAACATCCACATCAAAATCAAAGCTGTCAGCTACCCCAGGTTCATCTATTGATCAGCTTAGACAGCTGTTGTTAAAATCTAGTACCAAAACAAAAGCCAGTGTGTTTAGAAATTCCAGTAGTGAAAATATTGTAGTTCCGACTAAGTCATACTGCCCAGTTGTTGTTCTTGAGACCCGGCAAAAGCTTATTGATTTTAGCGATATGAGTGCACAGGGGAGCTATCAATGTGGCCGTTGCAGAAGAGTTTTTAAGGACTGTGATAGTTTGACTCTGCATCATGCCACACACaggaaagagaaagtgaaatGTTGTCGTCTCTGCAAACAACTGATCATCGGAAAGTCGTCTCTCCCAGTCAACCATACCTGCCCCATGTTATCAGACAAGGCCCTTTTTCACTCAGCAAAGAGTAAGCTGCCCTTTATCAAAAGGACCTCATCATTCCATCATCAAAAGACTTACCACTTCAAGCACCAGAGAGCTTTTCTACACTCAAACACAAGGAAACCTTTCTATTGTCAGTTATGCAAGCATAGTTACACCCGTAGATATAGCCTCAAAACTCACAAGTGTCTAGGGCCACAACTCTCCCATCGTGCTTCAGTCCCACCCCTGGCTAAAGATACTGCACTAGGGACAAACAGTGAAACGAGACATATTAAGGAAAGGTCTCAAAGTCCCAATAGCGTTGGTGTGGGTACTGATACTTTTCAACATATAAAGGGGGAGGTTCTTACTATGGACGTTGAATCTGGAGCTCAGCTTCCTAGCCTGGCCTGGACTGGCTGTCCCAGGAGCTTCTCACCTTTTTCCCCCAAACATCCAACAAAAAACGTTGCGTCCGTAGTAATGGGAGCTTCTGTGGACGACTGGATAGCTGACCAGTTCAAGACTGACCAGAAGGAGGGATCAGACGATGCGGAAAAAGCAGGTTGTTCTCGCCAAGAAGACGATGGGCAGTGGACAATTCCTCTGGATGACGAGACCGAAGTGCTGATTGATGCAGAAGATGCTGCAATCAGTGATGTAGAGCAACAGGAATCTATGTCCGTGTCTCCTAAGAATCAAATGCCGTTTTTCATTAAAGATGGTGTAAAACGTTACCCCTGTAACAATTGTCTGAAGACCTATAGTCGGGGCACTACATTAAGAAAGCATCAAAAAATATGTGGTTCTCTGAGGTCATACGTCCTGCAAGGTGCATTTGGATCAGTACATCAAAATGTCAAAGGAAAGCCTATGCATGATTGCTTTGTCTGTGGCAAGAGCTTTAACCGTAGAGATAACATGATGGCCCACAGGAGGAAATGTCAGTTAAGGCGAACAGTGGGAGGGATGGATAACAGGCAGCATAACTTCTCAGCTAGCAAGTCTTTGTTACTTCTTGGTGCCAAGAGTGAGGCGTCAGACCCAAACCAGGGAGATAACGGTTCAAACTGGGGTATCATGTCATTGCCCTCTGTGCTCCCAAGGAGAGTGACGTGCGAGTGTGGGGCCAGTTTCACCTCTCCTCAGCTTCTCCTGGAGCATCTGCAGAAACATGCACAGGAGTCTTACACCTGTCCCACATGTGGTGAGACTCTCGGTTCCTGGGCAGACTATGAGGTCCACTTACAAGTACACATGCAGCCACACAACCAGCTATATCATGGTGTGCAAATGCAGCGCTCTCAGCCTCTGCTCTTACGGTTCCAGCAACACCCACACCAGCTGCCTGCAAAGCAACCTGCCCTGAAGAAACAACCTTTTTCAGAGCAGTGCCAATCAATGCAACTTCCTGGAAATCAACCGTCTCTGTCTAATAGTAAGCAACGTTGTGTATGTATTCGATGCAACAATACCTTCAGCACTCGCAGTTCGCTGATCAAGCACCTGTCATTGAATCGGTGCAAAGGTATCCAAGGTTCTGTTGCTGTAAAGACAAATCACTGTTCCCGCTGTAATGTGGACTTCCCCAATGTTCTCAGTCTGAAGTTTCACCAGAGAAGTGGTGGGTGCAAGACAGCCTTCAAACCCATGCGCTGCCCTGTTTGTGTACGCTGGTTTGGAACAGTAGAGGGGTTGCAGAAACACTTGCTCACTCACAATCAGTCAGATTCATTTTCCTGCCTAGTCTGCCAGCGTGTCTATTCTAGCCTTAAATCGTTGAAGGACCACAGTAGAAAGGTCCATCAAATCAGGGCAGGAGACATAGTGCCAGTAACTCAAGTGACAATTTGA
- the LOC124479594 gene encoding zinc finger protein Xfin-like, which produces MMQKTQMENDNLSAPFDSVGSDCELEDDFPFCFSCEEWFPDRMWLEAHWCPAVKYICTCGTEFSLYMDMLKHSSNHEPGHSMLDHSTIKKRRMEMMKEKERQVRWFKPVHINSPSKPLSSPSVSTVDLWPLYQPVVLLKTLRCFDKDKPFQCADCEKGFTSKNNLIRHHTVHNKRRVLACVLCGELLPISKSVPVPHICHSSSTALMARITAAPKARSTTAPVVRKMTASTALSITTALNDEVFKMDVGEEHPIGIHEGAQKYTLSKHRVCENTTLETPGKKCFRCGLCQLPCHTAQLLQRHECEKASGYVERLALMPNNRRRVKLSPSPYTLPQNTADRELQVNIQASRGIQKYHNKAVGPDSALKVPAVTIKTECDSDDDCYVIESSSSKPTQLLKMTYASTLSQ; this is translated from the coding sequence ATGATGCAAAAGAcgcaaatggaaaacgacaacCTTTCCGCACCTTTTGACAGTGTTGGATCAGACTGTGAGCTTGAGGATGACTTCCCCTTCTGCTTTAGCTGTGAGGAGTGGTTTCCAGACAGGATGTGGTTAGAGGCACACTGGTGTCCAGCTGTAAAGTACATCTGCACCTGTGGAACCGAGTTTTCTTTGTACATGGACATGTTGAAACACAGCTCTAACCATGAACCAGGTCATTCCATGCTAGATCATTCCACCATAAAGAAACGCAGGATGGAAAtgatgaaagagaaagaaaggcaggTTAGATGGTTTAAACCAGTGCATATCAATTCTCCTTCTAAGCCCCTGAGTTCTCCAAGTGTGTCAACGGTTGACCTCTGGCCTCTATATCAGCCAGTGGTGCTGTTGAAGACTCTGCGGTGTTTTGATAAGGACAAACCCTTCCAGTGTGCCGACTGCGAGAAGGGCTTTACATCGAAGAACAATCTGATCAGGCACCACACTGTTCACAATAAAAGGCGAGTTTTAGCCTGTGTGCTTTGTGGTGAGCTTCTGCCCATCAGTAAATCAGTGCCAGTACCCCATATATGTCACtcatcctccacagccctcatgGCCAGGATTACAGCTGCCCCAAAGGCCAGAAGCACAACTGCCCCGGTGGTCAGAAAAATGACAGCTTCTACTGCCCTCAGTATCACAACTGCACTGAATGACGAGGTGTTTAAGATGGATGTAGGCGAGGAGCATCCTATTGGTATACATGAGGGAGCACAGAAATATACCCTTTCAAAGCACCGAGTGTGTGAGAACACAACACTTGAGACGCCTGGGAAGAAGTGCTTCAGATGTGGATTGTGTCAATTACCATGTCATACTGCTCAGTTGCTTCAGAGACACGAGTGTGAAAAAGCTTCAGGTTACGTTGAACGGCTGGCGTTGATGCCAAACAATCGCAGGAGAGTAAAGCTTTCTCCAAGCCCCTACACTCTGCCTCAAAACACTGCTGACAGAGAGCTTCAAGTCAATATCCAAGCTTCCAGAGGTATTCAGAAGTACCACAATAAGGCAGTTGGGCCCGACTCAGCGTTAAAGGTGCCTGCTGTTACAATAAAAACTGAATGTGATTCAGACGATGACTGTTATGTTATAGAAAGCTCTTCTTCCAAACCAACACAGTTGTTAAAAATGACGTACGCCTCAACCCTTTCCCAGTAA
- the LOC124479404 gene encoding zinc finger protein 721-like: MNIMNSISEMHVDRPVEGQVRRKRGRPPKKSKIPLQTEPCPPSLQGAKDTDALSATTNVAPLNTKCAQVVNGNSCNTLDVEPSLNHEHITSESPICDSSTHDLKPPDSIPVPEKRKRGRPRKTLNPAIGGATAASGTPGVGAPAKESTKSPPHSGGHDVTQVHPGGRPRRTRGILHNLTPEGRGPPEVEVSISSGISERPEMEKVSRHQSTQKDSKVLSNSASVDDTRVPGRRKQMEEDGVLKSIITDPQPVVGLKRRGRPRKKSTVMRQVALALRGLQSNEAAVTPQDRKLCGPTTSVNTNPEESLNSGIDTRPKLPRDVYSQQAVMSPDAVGFHGIKSARTGEVFSKVKMEEIELELDNDHPMSDSLQRYTDTTVKANPVSNCDKTEFEKPFKIDKRRGNFKIMREMQDLRTAEHQKILQSTHFGKKSRKKKRSWWDDRGDLQSKISATESQPDGAKAEPCNSKSESEIPPGENTASHPIRNERRLEDEAVNRLKSSKRRTLRRQGDPSKRVECEVCGHTFKYQCLYIIHKRTHTGEKPYKCSDCGREFAQVSNFNTHKKRHKYTFQCPYCKIKISSAKELRIHCKMHKAQKSKTRDRKQIQSDVTPEDRDSSNNKTYPCTYCGKVFRFTSALRIHLRVHTGEKPFTCQVCGKSFTQGHVLRTHMGTHWAVKPYSCNRCGKQFLKINIAERHACCRYTVKHEEPSLSYTCHVCKKTFSKKSHYNNHLQTHSGAKLFCCSFCDQLFGDLSEYNAHSQACSEENTNSSLPSVKDQSAATQSDAPSPFLSQSAPCPTSLSTTSASLQRSEPLRPLKPKGSQTRPKKIVSSILPFQTSIIPSHHFSHFVSKLNRLDQRSDPRKYLCPRCGRLFRHMGRLRAHMLTHARDQTYTCGRCGKTLENWRKLWQHQSVHRQKTGRFSCPQCGRRFRFVGSYKKHMKEHPEYRWIQQRPNRAFPSLARQPLLLPYQCEECDASFEALDLLFSHQLGHSPSQYSDNGCDTEYPSDTEDHDAQPGITLTLSPHTVSCGTNSPPGPHHPYQNPSLPGSSDQPCFLSNQADPLHALSPQTSVASLLQSPNVPQGLRPFQTDLTPSSSTPGPQAQTMARLHKQESIIFGKPVRKYEKTTNVNNNACSFIRTRETTGVGVKCVECGEMYSVISDLYDHYLQHARGEL, translated from the coding sequence ATGAACATAATGAATTCTATCTCTGAAATGCATGTGGATAGGCCTGTAGAGGGGCAGGTACGTAGGAAACGTGGCCGCCCTCCCAAGAAATCTAAAATTCCTTTACAAACTGAACCATGCCCTCCTAGTTTACAAGGAGCAAAGGATACAGATGCATTATCTGCAACAACAAATGTTGCTCCTTTGAACACAAAGTGTGCACAAGTTGTCAATGGTAACTCATGCAACACACTTGATGTGGAACCTTCTCTAAACCATGAACATATTACCTCTGAAAGTCCTATCTGTGACTCCTCCACTCACGATCTTAAACCTCCAGATTCTATCCCAGTGCCAGAGAAAAGGAAGAGGGGTCGACCAAGAAAAACTCTTAACCCAGCTATAGGGGGAGCAACGGCAGCTTCTGGTACTCCTGGCGTGGGGGCGCCTGCGAAGGAATCCACTAAGTCCCCTCCTCACTCAGGTGGGCACGATGTGACACAAGTCCACCCTGGAGGGAGaccgaggaggacgagagggatACTGCACAATCTCACCCCAGAAGGAAGGGGACCTCCAGAAGTTGAGGTATCTATATCCAGTGGTatttcagagagaccagagatggAAAAAGTAAGCAGACATCAAAGTACCCAGAAAGATAGTAAGGTGTTGAGCAACTCTGCCAGCGTTGATGACACCAGGGTGCCTGGAAGAAGGAAACAAATGGAGGAGGATGGAGTGTTGAAGAGTATAATTACTGATCCTCAACCTGTGGTGGGCCTAAAACGCAGAGGACGACCTCGGAAGAAGTCAACAGTCATGAGGCAGGTGGCGCTTGCACTGAGAGGATTACAATCAAATGAGGCAGCTGTGACTCCCCAGGATAGAAAGCTGTGTGGTCCTACAACGTCTGTCAACACCAACCCTGAAGAGTCACTCAATTCCGGGATTGATACAAGGCCAAAGTTGCCCAGGGATGTTTATTCTCAACAAGCTGTCATGTCTCCAGATGCAGTAGGCTTTCATGGAATAAAGTCAGCAAGGACTGGTGAAGTCTTCTCTAAAGTGAAGATGGAGGAAATTGAGTTGGAGCTAGACAATGATCATCCAATGTCAGATTCTTTACAGCGCTACACAGACACCACTGTGAAAGCTAACCCTGTTAGTAACTGTGataaaactgaatttgaaaagcCATTCAAAATTGACAAACGCAGAGGGAATTTCAAAATAATGAGGGAGATGCAAGATCTTAGAACTGCAGAACACCAGAAAATACTTCAGAGCACTCACTTTGGTAAAAAGTCTCGTAAGAAAAAAAGGTCTTGGTGGGATGACAGAGGGGATCTCCAAAGTAAGATCTCAGCGACAGAATCTCAACCTGACGGAGCAAAAGCTGAACCCTGTAACTCCAAGTCTGAATCAGAAATCCCGCCTGGTGAAAATACAGCTAGTCACCCAATCAGGAACGAAAGAAGACTGGAGGATGAAGCTGTAAACAGACTCAAAAGTAGTAAACGCAGGACTCTGCGGCGACAGGGCGACCCATCAAAGCGCGTGGAATGTGAGGTCTGTGGTCACACTTTTAAATACCAATGTCTGTATATTATTCACAAACGTACTCATACAGGGGAAAAACCTTACAAGTGTTCTGATTGTGGCAGGGAATTTGCACAGGTTTCTAACTTTAACACGCATAAGAAGAGACATAAGTACACCTTCCAGTGTCCATATTGTAAAATCAAGATATCAAGTGCAAAAGAGTTACGTATTCACTGCAAGATGCACAAGGCCCAGAAATCGAAGACGAGGGACAGAAAGCAAATTCAAAGCGATGTCACTCCAGAAGACAGAGATTCTTCAAATAACAAAACGTACCCTTGTACATACTGTGGGAAAGTATTTCGCTTTACGTCTGCGCTTAGGATTCATTTACGTGTACACACTGGGGAAAAGCCATTCACTTGTCAAGTATGCGGGAAAAGCTTTACTCAGGGCCATGTCCTGCGCACTCATATGGGGACACACTGGGCTGTGAAGCCGTATTCTTGTAATCGATGTGGAAAACAGTTCTTAAAAATTAACATTGCAGAAAGGCATGCATGCTGCAGATACACTGTAAAGCATGAAGAACCTTCGTTATCTTACACGTGCCATGTCTGTAAAAAGACGTTTTCCAAGAAGAGTCACTACAATAACCATTTGCAAACCCATTCTGGTGCCAAGCTTTTCTGCTGTTCGTTCTGTGATCAGCTCTTTGGTGATTTGTCCGAGTATAATGCACATAGCCAAGCATGCTCTGAGGAAAATACTAATTCATCCCTTCCAAGTGTCAAGGATCAGTCAGCAGCCACACAGTCAGATGCTCCTTCACCTTTCCTCAGTCAGTCAGCACCGTGTCCCACATCACTCTCAACAACATCAGCCTCATTACAGAGAAGTGAACCCTTGCGGCCACTGAAACCCAAAGGCTCACAGACCCGCCCCAAAAAGATTGTGTCCTCTATCCTACCCTTCCAAACAAGCATCATACCCTCCCATCATTTCTCCCACTTTGTATCCAAGTTAAACAGACTAGATCAGAGATCGGACCCCAGGAAGTACTTATGCCCACGCTGTGGGCGTTTGTTCAGACACATGGGGCGGCTCAGGGCCCACATGCTTACTCATGCCCGTGACCAGACGTACACCTGTGGCCGCTGCGGCAAGACCctggagaactggagaaagcTCTGGCAACATCAAAGCGTCCACCGGCAGAAGACGGGCCGGTTCTCCTGTCCTCAGTGTGGCCGCAGGTTCCGCTTCGTGGGGTCCTATAAGAAGCACATGAAGGAACACCCTGAGTACCGGTGGATTCAGCAGAGGCCCAATAGAGCCTTCCCCAGCCTCGCACGGCAGCCTCTGCTTCTGCCTTATCAGTGTGAGGAGTGTGACGCAAGCTTCGAGGCTCTAGATTTGCTGTTCAGTCACCAGCTTGGCCATTCCCCCTCACAGTACTCAGATAATGGCTGTGACACTGAGTATCCTTCAGACACTGAAGACCACGACGCACAACCAGGCATCACTTTAACCCTTAGCCCTCACACGGTCAGCTGTGGAACAAACTCGCCCCCTGGACCGCACCATCCCTACCAAAACCCCTCCCTGCCTGGGAGTTCTGACCAACCCTGTTTCCTGTCAAATCAAGCAGACCCACTTCATGCCCTGTCACCACAGACGAGTGTGGCCTCCTTACTCCAAAGTCCCAATGTCCCACAAGGCCTCAGACCTTTTCAAACCGACTTAACTCCCAGCAGCTCCACTCCGGGCCCACAGGCACAGACAATGGCCAGACTACACAAACAAGAAAGTATTATATTTGGGAAGCCAGTTCGAAAGTATGAAAAAACAACTAATGTAAACAATAACGCTTGTTCTTTCATCAGGACAAGGGAAACCACAGGTGTTGGTGTTAAGTGTGTGGAGTGTGGTGAGATGTATTCTGTCATATCAGACCTGTATGATCATTACTTGCAGCATGCCAGGGGAGAGTTGTGA
- the LOC124475738 gene encoding cationic trypsin-3-like, translating into MKGFILLALFAVAFAAPIEDDKIVGGYECKKNALPYQVSLSSGYHFCGGSLISSYWVVSAAHCYKSRIQVRLGEHNIAVNENTEQFINSAQVIKHPRYSDRNLDNDIMLIKLSKPATINNYVRTVSLPSSCAGAGSSCLISGWGNTLSSGTNYPDRLRCLDAPILSDSSCRNAYPGQITSNMFCAGYLEGGKDSCQGDSGGPVVCGGRLQGVVSWGYGCAQRNKPGVYAKVCNYVSWIQSTMKIMKGFILLALFSVAFAAPIEDDKIVGGYECGKNSVRYQVSLNSGNHFCGGSLISSYCVVSAATCYKSSIQVRLGEHNIAVNENTEQFIDSAKVIKHPMYSDRNLDNDIMLIKLSKPATINNYVRTVSLPSSCAGAGSSCLISGWGNTLSSGTNYPDRLRCLDAPILSDSSCRNAYPGQITSNMFCAGYLEGGKDSCQGDSGGPVVCGGRLQGVVSWGHGCAQRNKPGVYAKVCNYVSWIQSTMYYN; encoded by the exons ATGAAGGGATTCATTCTTTTGGCTCTGTTCGCTGTGGCAT TCGCCGCTCCAATTGAGGATGACAAGATCGTTGGAGGGTATGAGTGCAAGAAGAACGCTCTGCCTTACCAGGTGTCCCTGAGCTCGGGCTACCACTTCTGTGGAGGTTCTCTGATCTCTAGCTACTGGGTGGTGTCCGCTGCTCACTGCTACAAGTC CCGCATCCAGGTGCGTCTGGGTGAGCACAACATCGCTGTTAACGAGAACACCGAGCAGTTCATCAACTCTGCCCAGGTCATCAAGCACCCCAGGTACAGCGACCGCAACCTGGACAACGACATCATGCTGATCAAGCTGAGCAAGCCAGCCACCATCAACAACTATGTGCGCACCGTTTCCCTGCCCTCCAGCTGTGCTGGTGCCGGCAGCAGCTGTCTGATCTCTGGCTGGGGCAACACCCTCAGCAGCGGCA CCAACTACCCCGACCGTCTGAGGTGTCTGGATGCCCCTATCCTGAGCGACAGCAGCTGCAGGAACGCCTACCCTGGACAGATCACCTCCAACATGTTCTGTGCTGGCTACCTGGAGGGAGGCAAGGACTCTTGCCAG ggtgACTCCGGTGGCCCCGTGGTGTGCGGCGGTCGTCTACAAGGTGTGGTGTCCTGGGGATACGGCTGTGCCCAGAGGAACAAGCCCGGTGTCTACGCCAAGGTCTGCAACTACGTCTCCTGGATCCAGAGCACTATG AAAATCATGAAGGGATTCATTCTTTTGGCTCTGTTCTCTGTGGCAT TCGCCGCTCCAATTGAGGATGACAAGATCGTTGGAGGGTATGAATGCGGGAAGAACTCTGTACGTTACCAGGTGTCCCTGAACTCTGGCAACCACTTCTGTGGAGGTTCTCTGATCTCTAGCTACTGTGTGGTGTCCGCTGCTACCTGCTACAAGTC CAGCATCCAGGTGCGTCTGGGTGAGCACAACATCGCTGTTAACGAGAACACCGAGCAGTTTATCGACTCTGCCAAGGTCATCAAGCACCCCATGTACAGCGACCGCAACCTGGACAACGACATCATGCTGATCAAGCTGAGCAAGCCAGCCACCATCAACAACTATGTGCGCACCGTTTCCCTGCCCTCCAGCTGTGCTGGTGCCGGCAGCAGCTGTCTGATCTCTGGCTGGGGCAACACCCTCAGCAGCGGCA CCAACTACCCCGACCGTCTGAGGTGTCTGGATGCCCCTATCCTGAGCGACAGCAGCTGCAGGAACGCCTACCCTGGACAGATCACCTCCAACATGTTCTGTGCTGGCTACCTGGAGGGTGGCAAGGACTCTTGCCAG ggtgACTCCGGTGGCCCCGTGGTGTGCGGCGGTCGTCTACAAGGTGTGGTGTCCTGGGGACACGGCTGTGCCCAGAGGAACAAGCCCGGTGTCTACGCAAAGGTCTGCAACTATGTCTCCTGGATCCAGAGCACCATGTATTACAACTAA